The Malus domestica chromosome 10, GDT2T_hap1 nucleotide sequence AAATGTGGCGAACGGCCGGCGTGGGGCGGAGGAGCAATTCCCTCCATATACCTTCACCTTGGCTGCGTTTAGAAACTTGAACGACCTCATCCTTTGAGTCTTTGGGGATTCCTGCAGCTTTTTTAATCTCGTCTAGTCTGAGCTGCGATTCCTCTTCAGAAGATGATGTTTTATTTAGTACTCGCTTGGCGTCTCCGAGTCTCCCTTGCATGACAAGCCAACGTGGTGACTCGGGCATGGCTAAAACGCCGAGGGCAAGAAAAATTGAGGGAATTGCACCGATGCCGAGCATGATCCTCCAGTTCAAGTGGATTGGGAGCTTGGCTAAGGCAAAGTTGGATACGTACCCCAGCAATATACCAACGTTAACAAACACCTACATATTTTCAAAATGATCAATTCTATTAATATATACTCCACGTGCATGCATGTGAGAGGTTTACGAAACAATAAATAGGGTGGTGCTATCTACACATCCATTAGTATTTTTCacacacctcttgttaatttccgTCATTTGATATTCTTTAGTTCATTTGATCTTGCGGTCAAAAATTAAGAGGGTGTATGGAAAGTAAAACATGGTGTGCATAGTGCCACCCAATAGATATTTCAAGAAAATTCTAGGGTGACCACATTTTTATAAGACATTTGTGCACTATCTAATGTGGCAAGTGATCTGTACATGTcacattaattaataaatttatctCATTGAATGTTGGTTGTCTACGTCACTTGCCACATGAGATTATACACTAATATGCTATGAATATTTGGTCTCCCCAACATTATTTTTTGGGTGGTGCTATTCACTCTTTTTTACCATCTCACACATTCTCTCAAATTTTGgccgtcggatcgaatgaattgaagaagactagtggacagaaattaacaagagtgtgtgagaggtaaaaaggggtgtgtgaatagcactcaCCTACTTTTTACGAGGAAATTGTTAGAATATCAcatttttttacccattttttatacCATCGGACGTGGCAAGTGATGGTTTAAATGCCACATCAGTTAATGAATTTATCTTATTAAATGTTCATTGTATGCACCACGTGTCACATGAGATGATACAGAAATGTGATATAAATATATGGTCTCGAAAGCATAAATTTTTTCAAATACTTAGATGCTTATATTTATGTAAACATATTACCTTGGCTAATAACAAAAATAGTTACTATATTATATGATAATATAACGTGGTAATGAAACAAACCTCGGGGAAAGATGTGAGGAAGCCACGAAACGAGGCCGGAGAGATCTCGGCCGTGTAGACAGGAGCTATCATAAGAGCATAGCCAACTCCAACTCCGGCAATGAATCTACCGAACATGAGGAAGGCGTAGTTCGGGGCAAAACCCATGAGGAGAGCTCCAATAAAGAAGATTGTTCCGGCAAGTACTATGGTGTAGTCAGAGGTTTTACCGGCCAAGGCGGAGCCAATGAGAGAGTATATGTTCAAGGTACCATTAAGAACTTCGACTTGAACGTCGCTGATATTGAGGTTTTCTTTGATGAAGAGAGACGCTCCACTCATTACACCAATATctgtaaataaatttaaaataagcATGCGTCGCAGGTGGAGAAGTATCttccaaaacaaaaagaataggACGAAGAATGGCGGATTGCAATAGTaagataatatttttaatcaaaTAAGAACAGGAGTGGAGAATGAGTGTATCATTAGAGAACCACAACCACTAACAACATGCATCAGTTTTAAGGAACAATCACCATAACCCAGTAAGATAGACGTCATTGAAGCCAAAACGGCACAGGCAACAGCGAACTTCTTTGTCTTGGGTTTCTTTGGGGGATCAAAGTCTGCAATACTATTATGGGGTTGGCCGGAGACAACGTTATTTTCTGCCCTCTGGTCAGCCATCTCCATGTCTATAGAGCTAGATAAATGAATAGATagatagggagagagagagagagagagagagagagagagagagagagagagagaaatagataACTTAtcagagagaaatgaagagatcacttaacacagagagagagaattagATATGAGGAATGAGCTATTAATCAAGTACCATTTATACAAATTATATCCATTTGTCCGAAATGTTGTTGTTCACGGAAACAAACACCGTCATCCAGTACTGTCATCAATCAATGAACAGATTTGAATTATCCTAATTCTAGAACACAATTTAGTTAATTagttcttatataacaaagcaacaaaataaaaaaactgaaatatGGTTCCATATTTAGTGTCATTTCAGGCACACAACTATATATGCGCAAAAACTGTGTGATATTGTTCCATATATGTTACAAGCTCACCCGCCATCAGAAAATTAGGGTTGCCCTGCGAAACCTTGCCCTTAGAAAATAACTAGTTCGTAGGGTGAATTTGGTCAAAATTCACTTCTACATTTTACAGTTTTCGCGACGAAGGACAGTTGGTCTCAGAAAGTAATATTTTGTCACATAAGATATTAGGCGAAGAAATCTTCGTTGCACAAAggtcatgaaaaaaaaattgcgagagaaaataatgaaatttgtCGCACAACAAATGACTTTGCGTTGAAAAAATGATTCGTCGCATTAAATGTAACATAACAAAGAGCTTAATTTGTCGTGTGAAATACAACGAGGCAAAAGTTTGTTGTCATATTCTACTCATGGGGACGAAAAAGCTGCATTAGTAAACAATCGCACGACGAAGCGTTTCGTCTAGTAAACATTCATGCAACAAAATTGGAGtatttttaacattatttaATTGTCACAAGTTTGTCAAAATGCATATTATTGTTACCTGACGAATATGGTTGTGGCATTTACTGTTACGTGACGAAAGGTTTCGTTGCGTAAAGTTtaatatacatatttttttcttttgggttatgaaaacattttttaaattaaaacaacaatttattttttttaaaattaaattgtaacaataatttataaaaaagttaattacatttttttataattaaattgtaacaataattaataaatttgttttatttataatataatgAAAAATGTACGTACAATTTTAGAAGCTTTAAAAGTAAGGGAAACAAAAAATCTACAATAAAAAGGTTTGACAAGTCTACTGCATCGATGGTGGCAGGCTACTGGAAAGGCTTAGAGGTCGACTGATCGAGGTGCTAGCTCTGTTCCTGGTAGAGGGGCTCGGAGGTGGATAGGGCAAACACCTAGTGGGACAAGCTTAGGGCTTGTACGATCAGCGACATCTAACTCTAGGTGTACATGAGTTCACTCCTTAGGTTGCCCACTTCTTACTCAATGTTGTGACTTCGCCCTTTAAACGTGTCGATGAAGAGGCCCAGTGTCTCGCTCTTGGGCATTCCCCATCTCCCAGCTAAACTTCCTCAGTCTTCGATCAAGGGTATGATCCAAGGTCTCTGTCAGGATTCAAAACCCTGCATCCTCGAGAAGATCCACGCCCTCAATCCTAGTGTCCAAGGGAAGT carries:
- the LOC103449829 gene encoding putative polyol transporter 1 — its product is MEMADQRAENNVVSGQPHNSIADFDPPKKPKTKKFAVACAVLASMTSILLGYDIGVMSGASLFIKENLNISDVQVEVLNGTLNIYSLIGSALAGKTSDYTIVLAGTIFFIGALLMGFAPNYAFLMFGRFIAGVGVGYALMIAPVYTAEISPASFRGFLTSFPEVFVNVGILLGYVSNFALAKLPIHLNWRIMLGIGAIPSIFLALGVLAMPESPRWLVMQGRLGDAKRVLNKTSSSEEESQLRLDEIKKAAGIPKDSKDEVVQVSKRSQGEGIWRELLLRPTPAVRHILIAALGIHFFQQVSGTDSVVLYSPRIFEKAGITSYNDKLLATVAVGFVKTIAILVATFQVDRFGRRILLLSSVGGMVVSFTLLGMGLTVVDQSHSKVPWAVGLCIAMVLFIVAFFSIGLGPITWVYSSEIFPLQLRAQGCSMGVAVNRVTSGVISMTFISLYKAITIGGAFFLYAGIAALSWVFFYTLYPETQGRSLEDMEVLFGKYHKWKEANAMLKKTKQADHGFGDDNKAQIH